The following proteins are encoded in a genomic region of Roseinatronobacter sp. S2:
- a CDS encoding AMP-binding protein has translation MTTTATPTPAPDELCSVPALLARNAARYSLQMAYREKEFGIWQSWTWAETNEHVRAMALGFLALGMKQGDYVAIIGRNRPALYWSMVAAQSVGAIPVPLYQDAVAEEMAYVLDHCGARFVVCGDQEQVDKVIEVQETVHCIDEILYLDKRGMRKYDHSHMNWLEDVMREGRAAQTRLEPELDKRIASLGWDSTCVMLYTSGTTGKPKGVVLSNRNIIITSKNSSEFDNLRPGDEILAYLPMAWVGDFIFAIGQAYWTGFCVNCPESAQTMMTDLREIGPTYYFAPPRIFETMLTTVMIRMEDASPIKRRLFHHFMDFARDVGPKLLDGKPVTAMQRLKYALGSILVFVPLKDTLGLRRIRVAYTAGEAIGPEIFDFYRALGINLKQLYGQTEASVFITQQPDGEVRSDTVGVPSPGVEVRIADNGEVFYRSPGTFESYYKNAESTASTKDSEGWVATGDAGFFEETTGHLRIIDRAKDVGKMVDGGMFAPKYVENKLKFFPNILETVVFGNGRDRCVAFVNIDLSAVGSWAERNNIAYSSYQELAGLKPVLDTIQAHVEQVNESIAQDKMLSGCQVHRFLVLHKELDADDGEMTRTRKVRRRIVEEKYADLIDALYADKDSIYTETEVTYEDGRKGKLKATLEIRDAKVFGTVAQQVAAE, from the coding sequence GTGACGACCACAGCAACACCGACACCCGCACCGGACGAGCTATGCTCGGTTCCTGCGCTACTGGCACGCAATGCCGCGCGATATAGCCTGCAAATGGCGTATCGCGAAAAGGAGTTCGGCATCTGGCAAAGCTGGACATGGGCCGAAACCAACGAACATGTGCGCGCCATGGCACTGGGGTTTCTGGCCCTTGGTATGAAACAGGGCGATTATGTTGCCATCATTGGCCGGAACCGTCCGGCCTTGTATTGGTCGATGGTCGCGGCGCAATCCGTGGGCGCCATCCCTGTGCCGCTGTATCAGGACGCGGTCGCAGAAGAGATGGCCTACGTGCTGGACCATTGCGGCGCGCGTTTCGTCGTGTGCGGTGATCAGGAACAGGTCGACAAGGTGATCGAGGTGCAGGAAACGGTGCATTGCATCGATGAAATCCTGTATCTGGATAAGCGCGGCATGCGCAAATATGACCACAGCCATATGAACTGGCTGGAAGATGTCATGCGCGAAGGGCGGGCAGCCCAGACCCGGCTGGAACCGGAACTGGACAAGCGCATTGCGTCACTGGGCTGGGACAGCACATGTGTCATGCTTTACACATCAGGCACAACCGGCAAGCCCAAGGGTGTGGTGCTCAGCAATCGCAACATCATCATCACATCCAAAAACAGTTCGGAATTCGACAATCTGCGCCCCGGCGATGAAATTCTGGCATATCTGCCCATGGCATGGGTGGGCGATTTCATCTTTGCCATCGGGCAGGCCTATTGGACGGGGTTTTGCGTCAACTGCCCTGAATCCGCACAGACCATGATGACGGATCTGCGCGAGATTGGGCCCACCTATTATTTCGCCCCGCCGCGCATCTTTGAAACCATGCTGACCACTGTGATGATCCGCATGGAAGATGCATCGCCCATCAAGCGGCGGTTGTTTCATCATTTCATGGATTTTGCGCGTGATGTCGGCCCGAAATTGCTGGATGGCAAACCTGTCACGGCAATGCAGCGGCTGAAATACGCGCTTGGCAGCATTCTGGTATTTGTCCCGCTGAAGGACACCCTTGGCCTGCGGCGCATTCGCGTGGCCTATACCGCGGGCGAGGCGATCGGGCCGGAAATCTTTGATTTCTACCGCGCCCTTGGCATCAATCTGAAGCAACTTTACGGCCAGACCGAAGCCAGCGTGTTTATCACCCAGCAACCGGATGGCGAAGTGCGGTCCGACACCGTCGGCGTTCCGTCGCCGGGTGTGGAAGTGCGCATTGCGGATAATGGCGAGGTTTTCTACCGCTCTCCCGGCACGTTTGAAAGCTATTACAAGAATGCAGAAAGCACGGCATCGACCAAAGACTCTGAAGGGTGGGTGGCCACGGGCGATGCAGGTTTCTTTGAAGAAACGACCGGCCATCTGCGCATCATCGACCGTGCCAAGGATGTGGGCAAGATGGTTGATGGCGGCATGTTCGCGCCCAAATATGTCGAAAACAAACTGAAGTTCTTTCCGAATATTCTGGAAACGGTCGTTTTCGGAAACGGGCGCGACCGTTGCGTGGCCTTCGTCAATATTGACCTGAGCGCTGTTGGCAGCTGGGCGGAACGCAACAACATTGCCTATTCCAGCTATCAGGAACTGGCAGGGTTGAAGCCCGTTCTGGATACAATTCAGGCCCATGTCGAGCAGGTCAACGAAAGCATTGCGCAAGACAAAATGCTGTCTGGCTGTCAGGTGCACCGCTTTTTGGTGCTGCACAAGGAGCTTGACGCAGATGACGGGGAAATGACCCGCACGCGCAAAGTGCGCCGCCGCATCGTCGAGGAGAAATACGCCGACCTTATCGACGCACTCTATGCGGACAAGGACAGCATCTATACCGAAACCGAAGTCACCTATGAAGACGGGCGCAAGGGCAAGCTGAAAGCGACGCTGGAAATTCGCGATGCCAAAGTTTTCGGCACGGTCGCACAACAGGTGGCCGCAGAATGA
- a CDS encoding ABC transporter ATP-binding protein produces the protein MLDTNPDEGYTTADGRKIGGVAMEMRNITLRFGGVVAIKDISFDIRWGEIRAIIGPNGAGKSSMLNVISGFYHPQDGEVIYKGYKRPRMRPYQVAQQGIARTFQNIALFEGMSVLDNIMTGRLHHMKANMFQQAIWWGRAAREEAENREQVEKIIDFLEIQHIRKTPVSRLPYGLKKRVELARALAAEPSILLLDEPMAGMNVEEKEDMCRFILDVNDEFGTTTVLIEHDMGVVMDLSDRVVVMDYGKKIGDGTPDEVRNNQEVINAYLGVAHD, from the coding sequence ATGCTCGATACCAATCCAGACGAGGGATACACCACCGCAGACGGGCGCAAGATCGGGGGCGTTGCGATGGAAATGCGCAACATCACCCTGCGCTTCGGGGGTGTTGTGGCCATCAAGGACATCAGTTTTGACATTCGCTGGGGGGAAATCCGCGCCATCATCGGCCCCAACGGCGCGGGCAAATCGTCGATGCTGAACGTGATTTCCGGCTTCTACCATCCACAGGACGGAGAGGTTATATACAAGGGCTACAAACGCCCGCGCATGCGCCCCTATCAGGTGGCGCAGCAAGGAATTGCGCGCACGTTTCAGAACATCGCGCTGTTTGAAGGCATGAGCGTTCTGGACAACATCATGACGGGGCGCTTGCACCACATGAAGGCGAACATGTTTCAGCAAGCCATCTGGTGGGGACGCGCGGCCCGCGAAGAGGCCGAGAACCGCGAGCAGGTCGAGAAGATCATCGATTTTCTGGAAATCCAGCATATCCGCAAAACGCCCGTGTCACGCCTGCCATATGGCCTGAAAAAACGGGTGGAACTGGCGCGCGCACTGGCGGCCGAACCCAGCATTTTGCTGCTGGATGAACCCATGGCGGGCATGAATGTCGAAGAAAAAGAAGACATGTGCCGCTTCATTCTGGATGTGAATGACGAATTCGGCACCACCACTGTGCTGATCGAACACGACATGGGCGTGGTGATGGACCTGTCCGACCGTGTGGTTGTCATGGATTACGGCAAGAAAATCGGGGACGGCACCCCTGACGAGGTGCGCAACAATCAAGAAGTCATCAATGCCTATCTTGGCGTTGCACATGACTGA
- a CDS encoding branched-chain amino acid ABC transporter permease: protein MPDTLLFALEASLNGLTAGVMYALVALGFVLIFKASGIFNFAQGVLALFAALTLVGFQSGQIPFSHLINAMLGTRLHHFGWNMPTVLAIPATVLVMIGLAILVERFILKHLVNQEPIILFMATIGLAYFLEGFGDIMWGAEVKALDVGLPKGMSMAVDEATFNWFGYGFYIDRLEIWAAGIAAVLVAVLTVFSQYTKQGRALRAVADDHQAALSVGISLRFIWVLTWSIAGIVALVAGIMWGSKSGVQFSLSLIALKALPVLILGGFTSIPGAIVGGLIIGVGEKLFDFFMNPIIGGATENWFAYMLALIFLLFRPQGLFGERIIERV from the coding sequence ATGCCTGATACGTTACTTTTCGCACTGGAGGCATCCCTGAACGGGCTGACGGCTGGCGTGATGTATGCGCTGGTGGCGCTTGGTTTTGTGCTGATCTTCAAGGCCAGCGGCATTTTCAATTTTGCCCAAGGGGTGTTGGCGCTGTTCGCGGCATTGACGCTGGTGGGCTTTCAGTCCGGCCAGATACCGTTTTCGCACCTGATCAACGCCATGCTGGGCACAAGGCTGCATCATTTCGGCTGGAACATGCCCACGGTGCTGGCCATTCCGGCAACGGTTCTGGTCATGATCGGGCTTGCCATTCTGGTGGAACGCTTCATCCTGAAGCATCTGGTCAATCAGGAACCGATTATCCTGTTCATGGCGACCATTGGTCTGGCGTATTTTCTGGAAGGGTTCGGGGACATCATGTGGGGCGCCGAAGTGAAGGCGCTGGATGTGGGCCTGCCCAAGGGCATGTCCATGGCCGTGGATGAGGCAACCTTCAACTGGTTCGGTTATGGTTTCTATATTGACCGGCTGGAAATATGGGCTGCGGGCATCGCCGCCGTGCTGGTCGCAGTGCTGACAGTGTTTTCGCAATACACCAAGCAGGGCCGCGCCCTTCGCGCAGTGGCGGATGACCATCAGGCCGCCTTGTCGGTTGGTATTTCGCTGCGCTTTATCTGGGTGCTGACATGGTCGATCGCGGGGATTGTGGCGCTGGTTGCAGGCATCATGTGGGGGTCAAAATCCGGTGTGCAGTTTTCACTGTCGTTGATCGCCCTGAAGGCGCTGCCGGTGCTTATTCTGGGGGGCTTCACATCCATCCCCGGCGCGATTGTGGGCGGGCTGATCATCGGTGTGGGTGAGAAACTGTTCGACTTCTTCATGAACCCCATCATCGGGGGCGCTACCGAGAACTGGTTTGCCTATATGCTGGCGCTGATCTTTCTGCTGTTCAGGCCGCAGGGCTTGTTTGGCGAACGCATTATTGAGAGGGTTTGA
- a CDS encoding branched-chain amino acid ABC transporter permease, which produces MLYREAGDYKTSYVADSQTFPIKFDRYGYYVLLGFAFLVMPLIINDYWANSIVVPFLIYAIAALGLNILIGYCGQLSLGTGGFMAVGAYASYKMMTAFPDLNIIFVIIIAGMVTACVGVLFGLPSLRIKGFYLAVATLAAQFFLIWLFTRTAWFYNYSPTGMISAPTREIFGVPVTGPRASAVSMYMICLCFLVASAWLARNLTRGSLGRTWMAIRDMDIAAEIIGVNPLIAKLTAFAVSSFLVGISGALLFTVYLGAAEAGEAFGIDKSFLVLFMVIIGGLGSIFGAFAGAAFLIVGPVLLKLLLVNSLGWPTDLAAHLEIMIVGALIIVFLIVEPHGIAALWRTIKEKLRLWPFPY; this is translated from the coding sequence ATGCTTTACCGTGAAGCGGGCGATTACAAGACAAGCTATGTCGCCGACAGCCAGACCTTTCCGATAAAATTTGATCGGTATGGCTATTACGTCCTTCTGGGCTTTGCTTTTCTGGTCATGCCGCTGATCATCAACGATTACTGGGCCAATTCGATTGTTGTCCCCTTCCTGATCTATGCGATTGCGGCATTGGGGCTGAACATCCTGATCGGCTATTGCGGGCAGTTGTCGCTGGGCACCGGCGGGTTCATGGCTGTGGGGGCCTATGCCAGCTACAAGATGATGACGGCATTCCCTGACCTGAACATCATTTTCGTCATCATCATCGCAGGCATGGTGACAGCGTGTGTCGGCGTGTTGTTCGGCCTGCCATCCTTGCGCATCAAGGGGTTCTATCTGGCCGTTGCCACATTGGCCGCGCAGTTCTTCCTGATCTGGCTGTTCACGCGCACTGCATGGTTCTACAACTATTCGCCCACCGGTATGATTTCCGCGCCGACCCGCGAAATCTTCGGTGTGCCCGTCACTGGCCCGCGCGCATCTGCGGTGTCGATGTATATGATCTGCCTGTGCTTTCTGGTGGCCAGCGCATGGCTTGCGCGCAACCTGACGCGCGGCAGTCTGGGGCGCACATGGATGGCCATCCGCGATATGGATATTGCGGCGGAAATCATCGGGGTGAACCCGCTGATTGCCAAGCTGACAGCTTTTGCCGTGTCCAGCTTCCTTGTGGGTATTTCCGGCGCGCTGCTGTTTACCGTGTATCTGGGTGCCGCCGAGGCAGGCGAGGCGTTTGGCATCGACAAGTCATTCCTTGTTTTGTTCATGGTGATCATCGGCGGGCTTGGCTCCATATTCGGGGCTTTCGCGGGGGCGGCCTTTTTGATCGTCGGGCCGGTTTTGCTGAAGCTTTTGCTGGTCAACAGCTTGGGCTGGCCCACCGATCTTGCCGCGCATCTGGAAATCATGATCGTGGGGGCGCTGATCATCGTCTTTCTGATCGTTGAGCCGCATGGCATCGCGGCACTGTGGCGCACAATAAAAGAGAAACTGCGCCTTTGGCCCTTCCCATACTGA